DNA from Amycolatopsis sp. DSM 110486:
CGAACCCGACCGCGCGCAGCCTCGCCACGAGCCGGACTGGCGCGATCGCGTTCCTGCTCGACGCGTCGCTGTCGGCGGCGTTCTCGGACCCGGCGCTGTCGATCACGCTCGACGCGCTCGCGAAGGCGGTGGAGCCGACCGGCCACGCGCTGCTGCTGTTGCCCGGCGGCGAAGCCCACGGCGGGCCGCCTGCCGAGCGCGTGCTGGCCGCGCAGGCGGACATCGCCGTGGCCTACTCGCTGGCCGACGGCAGCCTGGCGCTGGAGGCCGTGCGCGACCGGGGGCTGCCGCTGGTGGTGATCGACCAGCCCCTGCTGCCGGACACCGCCCGCGTCGGCTGCGACGACCGGGCCGGGGCCGCGCTGGCGGCGCGGCACCTGCTGGAGCTGGGGCACCGGCGCTTCGCGATCCTGTCGGCGCCGCGGCAGTCACCCGACGGCCCGTCCGGTCTGGAGTCCGCGCGGGCGAGCTCGTTCCACGGCACGCGCGAGCGCCTGGCGGGCTACCTGTCGACGCTGTCCGCGGCGGGCGTGACCGACGTCGCGGTGTCCGAGGCGCCGTGGCTGTCGGCGGACACCGCCCGGGCGAGCGCGGCCGAGCTCCTGACCGGCACGCCCCGGCCGACGGCGCTGCTGTGCATGTCCGACCAGCTGGCGCTGGCCGCCGTCGCCGCCGCCCGGCAGCTGGGCCTTCGCGTGCCGGACGACGTCTCGGTGGTCGGCTTCGACGACACCCCGCAGGCCGCCTGGGCGGAGCCGCCGCTGACCACCGTCCGCCAGGACCTCGCCGGCAAGGGGCGCACCGCGGGCGAGCTGATCCTGCACTTGATGTCCGGCGAGAATCCGCCTCCGCCGGTCGTGCTGCCGGTGTCGTTGATCCGCCGAAACAGCACGGCCGCCGTTTAGCAATACCGTTCACCGATCTGTGGACAACTCGCGCCGTTCGAGCGACGGAATACTACTTGTCCACAGACGTAGGAATGCGGGCAGACAAACCCACCCCCACCCGCCATCGTAGGAACCACACATTCCACGGCGGCCCACTCCGGCCGCCACCGAGGGGGGAGTTCCCACGATGTTCCGACGCCTGCTGCCGAAGCTGCCCGTGTTCCCCGGCCACTCCGGCCGGCCCACGACTCCGTCCCGCCTGCCGGGTTTGCCGGCGCGCCTGCCGCGCGTCCTGCTCCTGGCGACGGCCGGTTTGCTGGCGGGGACAGGGATGGCTTCTGCTGCTCCTTCGGGGCAGGCCGTGCACGGTTCCGCCGCTCCGTCGGCTCACGGCATCACCCACGCCTCCCCGGCGGCCGAGCACTTCACCCCTGCGACTCCCGGCTCGGCACTCACCATTCCGGCCCCGACCGCCACTTCCGACCCGGCTTGCGCCGTCGGCGAACTGTGCCTCTGGACCACCGAAACCTACTCCGGCACCACTCAGCACTACGACCTCCGCACCGCCAATCCCGAAGACTGCATTCCCCTGCCCGAGGGATTCGAAGGGCATTCCTTCGTCAACCGCCTGACCCGCGACGTCACCATCTACCAAAGCGAAGAATGCACGACCGAGGGAGACTTCACCACCTACCCGGGTGGCGGCACTTACGTTCCGCAATCTCCCTTCGTGGTTCGCGCCATCAAAATCTGGAACTGACGCGGCCACCGCGCCGACCTCCGCCCCGGGGCGCACGCACCCCACTTGCCACCCCGGGGCGCCCTCATCCGGCGTGCTCACCGGGCTTGCCCACCTCCGGGCGGCTCACCCGGCTCGCTCACTGCAAGGCGATCCCCACCAGCGACCTCACCCCGAGGCGCCCGGGCCCCCACCCGTCTTGATCGCCCCGGAGCCGCCACACCCTGCCCACCAACCCGGGCGGCACGCGCACCACCGTGCCCCCGGGACCTTCCACCTCCTCGTCACTTGACCTCGACCACCCGACCGGGACCGGCTGATCGGTCATCCCGCGGCCCCCACCGCGCCGCCCCACCGATCGCCGGCCCCCGGGGCCGTCCCCCGAACGGCCCCACCCCCGTGGGCGCGCCACCTTCCCCGTGTCCAGCGCGCCCACGGGGCCTTCCCCCGGTCCCCACCGCTGTCCCCAGCCGTCCGTCAACCGCGTCCGCGAACTCTCTTCACAGTCAGCTGGGCTACCCATTCATCACCACTGGCCGAAGTCCCGGCCACAACCCCACGAGGAACCCCCCATGCACCCCGACTCCCGCCCGACGACCTGCCGAAACCACGCCTCTCACCACCCCACCGAGACCCCTGCCGCGCACGCCAAAAAAGACGCCGTGGCGATCCCACCCATTCGAGCGGGATGTCGTGGGCGGGCAACGGCCGCGGGGAAGCCCGGAGCGTCCGATGAACCGCTGGTGAACGCGCCGCCGCCGGGCCGCCGCGGCAACGACCAAGATCACCCGCGCGGGGACCAGGCGGGGGCGCGGCATCCGGCGAATCCGGCGAACGAGACCTGAAACGATTCGACGGTGTCGAACGATCGAGAGGATGGCGACGACTAAGCTGCCGGTGCTGGAGATCGGCAACCGTCGTCGACCCGGGCCCTCGTAGCTCAGCTGGATAGAGCAAGAGCCTTCTAATCTCTAGGTCGCAGGTTCGAGTCCTGCCGGGGGCACCACCAGCGGAAATGCCGCGCGCAGTCAGCGCGCGGCATCCGCCGTGGCCGAGAAATCGGCGCCACGCCACGGGTCGCGTCGGCGCGGGCGAGAGCGCCCACTGTGGACGGCCCGCACCGGCCGTCGATCTTCCACACGACCGGACGCCGGATCGCGCAGCGGCCGAATGGGCCAACAGTTCCGGGCCGAGTTCCACTTGAGACACGCTTGTTATCTGGCGCCGCCACGCGGAATGCGCGACGGAGCGGTCACGCGCAGCCACAACGAACCCCTCGAGGACCCCGTGGACCACAACGAATCGCGAAACCGGCGGCGCGCCGGGAACCAGGTGGCGCGTGCGTTGTTCGACGAGGCGCGGCGCCCGCCGGGCTCGTGCGGCGGCACCTGCTCAAGCTGCGTTACCTCGCCGATCACCCGCAGCAGCACGGTGAAAACCCGGCCGCGCCGTTCCCGCTCGGCGGCACACCGCGCAGACGCCGCCGCACACCACCCGCAGTTCAGCTGGTGTTCGACTTCGCCGCGGAAGAAGAACCGAAGAACGACAGGACAACCATCGGACAGTCCACATCGGACGCTGCCTGACGCCCGACCGTAGGCGAACCGTATCTTCGAGTGACGAAGGGAGGGGTCGTGAACGTCGAGCAGGTGCGGGAAGCCCCCGTCGAACCGTACGCGGTCGGGGTGCCGGTGCTCAGGGTCGTCGACGTCGTCGGACGGCGGTCCGGGGAGTCGCGGCCGGTGGTGCTGAACGTCACGGAGCTGGACGGCCGGCAGTACGTCTGCGCGCCCGACGGCCGCGGCTGGGTGCGCAACCTGCTCGCCGCCGGGTACTGCCGCGTGGAGCGCGACGGGCCCCAAGGGCGGGACACCGTCCGGCGCGTCCGGCCCGTTGGCGACGAAGAAGCGCAGCCGGTACTCGAGACCCGGGCCGCGAACTTCCCGGACAGGCGGCTCACGACCGTGCTGCGCCTGGAACCCCTGGACTAGCCCGAGACACCCCGTTTAGGTGATGCACGTCATCTATCGATCATAAATAGATGAGGTGCATAATCTAAACCAGCAGATCGACCCAGTCGAAGGAGTCCCGGAGATGTCGCAGACCATCACCCCCAGCCAGCTGACCACCCCGAACCTCACCATCGAGGCCGGCAACGGCGTGACCTACGCCTACCGCCGCTTCGGCAACACCGAGCGCGACGTGCGCCCGCTCGTGTTCCTGCAGCACTTCCGCGGCAACCTCGACAACTGGGACCCGCAGCTGGTCGACGCGATCGCAGCCGAGCGCGAGGTGATCCTGTTCGACAACACCGGCGTCGGCGGCAGCTCGGGCGCCACCCCGCGCACCATCACCGCCATGGCGCACGACGCGCTGGCCTTCCTCGACGCGCTCGGGCTCACCGACGTCGACGTGCTCGGCTTCTCACTCGGCGGGTTCGTCGCGCAGGAACTCACCCTCATCCGGCCCCTGCTGGTGCACCGGCTCGTGCTCGCCGGCACCAGCCACGAAGGCGGCTTCGGCTTCCACACCTGGACCGGCGAGACCGGCACCGCCGCCAAGTCCGACGAGCCCGCCGCCGAGCACCTGCTGCACCTGTTCTTCG
Protein-coding regions in this window:
- a CDS encoding LacI family DNA-binding transcriptional regulator, whose amino-acid sequence is MTSTRRRRPTLDDVAEAVGVSRATVSNAYNRPDQLSAQLREQVLRAAKDLGYPGPNPTARSLATSRTGAIAFLLDASLSAAFSDPALSITLDALAKAVEPTGHALLLLPGGEAHGGPPAERVLAAQADIAVAYSLADGSLALEAVRDRGLPLVVIDQPLLPDTARVGCDDRAGAALAARHLLELGHRRFAILSAPRQSPDGPSGLESARASSFHGTRERLAGYLSTLSAAGVTDVAVSEAPWLSADTARASAAELLTGTPRPTALLCMSDQLALAAVAAARQLGLRVPDDVSVVGFDDTPQAAWAEPPLTTVRQDLAGKGRTAGELILHLMSGENPPPPVVLPVSLIRRNSTAAV
- a CDS encoding peptidase inhibitor family I36 protein, which translates into the protein MASAAPSGQAVHGSAAPSAHGITHASPAAEHFTPATPGSALTIPAPTATSDPACAVGELCLWTTETYSGTTQHYDLRTANPEDCIPLPEGFEGHSFVNRLTRDVTIYQSEECTTEGDFTTYPGGGTYVPQSPFVVRAIKIWN
- a CDS encoding alpha/beta fold hydrolase, producing the protein MSQTITPSQLTTPNLTIEAGNGVTYAYRRFGNTERDVRPLVFLQHFRGNLDNWDPQLVDAIAAEREVILFDNTGVGGSSGATPRTITAMAHDALAFLDALGLTDVDVLGFSLGGFVAQELTLIRPLLVHRLVLAGTSHEGGFGFHTWTGETGTAAKSDEPAAEHLLHLFFAKTPTGVAKGWEFVQRIFTRTEDRDEGVSLATRDAQLDAITSWGIPDPSRLARLAAITQPTLVANGDNDIMVPTPNSKVLADHLPNARLAIYPGAGHGFLFHYATEFAGDVNAFLG